The following proteins are co-located in the Trichormus variabilis 0441 genome:
- a CDS encoding glycosyltransferase family 4 protein — protein MNKLSIAYITFDIVPAPKGASIHIEAFSSALADVYKEIHLLTVSPTVGLIESDQIHLNIKQVMLPAVGNDFIQRVLYFRRELQGWLNNRRFDVIHIRSIYEGLIIACNKKQYCDQMIFEVNGLPSIELKYRYPAVANDDDLLYKLYSQEQICLDAADLIVTPSNVTAKYLQGRGISENKIKVIPNGVDLDIFICKNTRQLNINVGHLPYQMLYFGTLSPWQGVNLAVEALGLLNRDFPACLTVIGQGRNHQIKTLKQLAYKLGVADKLNILEPMSQKDLVAHIHSSDVILAPLAANDRNLVQGCCPLKILEGMATGTPVITSDIPVVQELGENGVHFLSVKPGSAKAIKDAVLQLRNDGELGSQLAANARQRIEEYYTWQGAGKELIAAYQELLTID, from the coding sequence ATGAATAAATTGAGTATCGCTTATATTACTTTCGATATTGTACCAGCACCAAAAGGGGCATCAATTCATATTGAGGCTTTTTCTTCGGCTTTAGCAGATGTTTATAAGGAAATACATTTATTAACAGTTTCACCAACGGTGGGATTAATAGAATCAGACCAAATCCATTTAAATATTAAACAAGTAATGTTACCTGCTGTGGGTAATGATTTCATTCAGCGAGTTTTGTACTTCCGTCGAGAATTACAAGGTTGGTTAAATAACCGACGATTTGATGTGATACATATTCGCTCAATTTATGAAGGTTTGATAATTGCTTGTAATAAAAAGCAATATTGTGACCAGATGATCTTTGAAGTGAATGGGTTACCTTCGATTGAGTTAAAATATCGCTATCCGGCTGTAGCTAATGATGATGACCTACTCTATAAGCTATATTCCCAAGAGCAAATTTGTTTAGATGCAGCAGATTTGATTGTAACTCCTAGTAATGTGACTGCTAAATATTTACAAGGAAGGGGAATATCAGAGAATAAAATTAAAGTTATTCCTAATGGCGTAGATTTAGACATATTTATTTGTAAAAATACTCGGCAGTTAAACATCAATGTAGGTCATTTACCTTACCAGATGCTATATTTTGGGACGCTTTCACCTTGGCAAGGGGTAAATTTAGCAGTTGAAGCCTTAGGGTTATTGAATCGAGATTTTCCTGCTTGTTTGACAGTGATAGGACAAGGGAGAAATCATCAGATAAAAACTTTAAAACAGCTAGCTTACAAACTGGGTGTGGCAGATAAACTGAATATTTTAGAACCCATGTCCCAAAAAGATTTGGTTGCACATATTCATAGTTCGGATGTAATTTTAGCGCCTTTAGCGGCAAACGATCGCAATCTCGTCCAAGGTTGTTGTCCCCTAAAGATTTTGGAAGGTATGGCGACGGGAACACCTGTAATTACTAGTGATATACCAGTCGTGCAGGAGTTGGGAGAAAACGGAGTTCATTTCTTATCAGTCAAGCCGGGTTCGGCAAAGGCAATTAAGGATGCTGTATTACAGTTAAGAAATGATGGGGAGTTAGGGAGTCAACTAGCTGCTAATGCCCGTCAACGCATTGAAGAGTATTATACTTGGCAAGGCGCGGGTAAGGAGTTAATTGCGGCTTATCAGGAATTACTGACTATTGACTAA
- a CDS encoding glycosyltransferase, giving the protein MTRLLFITERFAPDLGGLATSATRLVTTLSQLGVEVDVVSWSRYLQPGEVSPPTSLDAQPRVYRIGLYRHWDMTMPHTLNFLEWLHQTRAYDGVWGHYLFPSGFLATWFAALQGIASTVSARGNDIDREMFPPGDFARLQWTLQHAKVITAVSADMARKIQLLSGRDDVLVLKNAVDTDIFAPLAETNLRATLGIAPDEVVLGFCGELREKKGQQFLLNALTTVRQQRPACLLIIGEVRTSQESVLQLYASQQPEDAQRVIVTGHLADAQAVAAYLQLCDVYLQPSLWEGMPNALLEAMACGCCCIASDAGGIPEVILHGENGFLLPRSHLHKLGEAVLECLEMPAGEKNSIQQAARDRILTNYSISQERQQLQIVINCLVNSQ; this is encoded by the coding sequence ATGACACGTCTTTTATTCATTACAGAAAGATTTGCCCCAGACTTAGGCGGTTTGGCGACTAGTGCCACACGGCTAGTAACAACACTGTCCCAATTAGGCGTAGAAGTTGATGTTGTCAGTTGGAGTCGTTACTTGCAACCAGGGGAAGTCTCACCACCCACATCTTTAGATGCACAACCCCGCGTCTATCGTATCGGCTTATATCGCCATTGGGATATGACAATGCCCCACACCCTCAATTTTTTAGAGTGGCTGCATCAAACTCGCGCCTACGATGGAGTTTGGGGACATTACTTATTTCCTAGCGGTTTCTTAGCTACTTGGTTTGCTGCCTTGCAAGGAATAGCCAGTACAGTTAGCGCCCGTGGTAACGATATTGACCGGGAAATGTTTCCCCCTGGAGATTTTGCCCGGTTGCAATGGACACTGCAACACGCCAAAGTAATCACCGCCGTGAGTGCGGATATGGCGCGGAAAATTCAGCTATTGAGTGGAAGAGATGATGTTTTGGTGTTGAAAAATGCCGTGGACACAGATATTTTTGCACCATTGGCGGAAACTAATCTGCGGGCCACTTTAGGAATTGCCCCCGATGAAGTGGTTTTAGGATTTTGTGGAGAATTGCGGGAAAAAAAAGGACAACAGTTTCTCCTCAATGCCTTAACAACAGTCCGCCAACAGCGTCCGGCTTGTCTGTTAATTATTGGTGAAGTGAGGACTTCTCAAGAATCGGTGTTGCAATTATATGCCAGTCAGCAGCCAGAAGATGCCCAAAGGGTGATTGTTACCGGACATTTGGCTGATGCACAAGCAGTTGCAGCCTATCTACAGTTATGCGATGTTTACCTCCAGCCTTCCTTGTGGGAAGGTATGCCCAATGCACTGTTAGAAGCGATGGCTTGCGGTTGCTGTTGTATCGCCAGTGATGCAGGTGGTATTCCAGAGGTGATTTTACATGGTGAAAATGGCTTTTTACTGCCTCGTTCTCATCTCCATAAGTTAGGTGAGGCGGTGTTGGAGTGTTTGGAAATGCCCGCAGGAGAGAAAAATTCCATTCAACAAGCAGCACGCGATCGCATCCTCACCAATTATTCTATCTCTCAAGAACGACAGCAACTACAAATTGTCATTAATTGTTTAGTCAATAGTCAGTAA
- a CDS encoding aldo/keto reductase, producing the protein MALSADSRLQFTSDLNICRILNGMWQVSGGHGKINAPAAIKTMFQYVDAGFTTWDLADHYGPAEDFIGEFRRQLVANRGKEALANIQAFTKWVPRPGRMTKKLVEENIDISRRRMDVESLDLMQFHWWDYQDKNYLDALKYMAELQTEGKIKHLALTNFDTEHLQIITEAGIKIVSNQVQFSLVDRRPEVNMVKFCQQHDIKLFTYGTLCGGLLSEKYIGKPEPRGFDLGTTSLRKYKNMVDAWGGWHLFQELLSTLKQIADKHGVSIANVATRYILDKPAVGGVIVGARLGISEHIADNAKVFSFTLDAEDSNVINTISSQSRDLYQLIGDCGDEYRR; encoded by the coding sequence ATGGCACTATCAGCAGACAGTCGGTTGCAATTTACCTCTGATTTAAATATTTGCCGCATATTAAATGGAATGTGGCAAGTATCCGGCGGACATGGGAAAATTAATGCCCCAGCTGCTATTAAAACTATGTTCCAGTATGTGGATGCAGGCTTTACTACTTGGGATTTAGCAGACCATTATGGCCCGGCGGAAGACTTTATTGGTGAATTTCGTCGTCAGTTAGTGGCTAACCGTGGCAAAGAAGCATTAGCTAATATTCAAGCATTCACGAAATGGGTTCCTCGTCCTGGGAGAATGACCAAAAAACTGGTTGAGGAAAATATAGATATCTCCCGCCGCAGAATGGATGTAGAGTCATTAGATTTGATGCAGTTCCACTGGTGGGACTATCAAGATAAAAATTATTTAGATGCCCTCAAATATATGGCAGAACTACAAACTGAGGGCAAAATTAAGCATTTAGCTTTGACTAATTTTGACACAGAACATTTGCAAATTATTACCGAAGCTGGCATTAAAATTGTTTCTAACCAAGTGCAGTTTTCTTTAGTTGACCGCCGTCCTGAAGTGAATATGGTGAAATTTTGTCAACAGCATGACATCAAACTTTTCACCTATGGTACATTGTGCGGCGGTTTATTATCGGAAAAATATATTGGTAAACCAGAACCACGCGGTTTTGATTTGGGTACAACTAGCTTACGTAAGTACAAAAATATGGTTGATGCTTGGGGTGGTTGGCACTTGTTTCAAGAGTTGCTGTCTACCCTCAAGCAAATCGCTGATAAGCATGGAGTCAGCATTGCGAATGTGGCAACACGCTACATATTAGATAAACCAGCCGTTGGTGGTGTGATAGTTGGTGCCAGACTAGGCATATCTGAACACATTGCAGATAACGCCAAAGTATTTAGTTTTACTTTAGACGCAGAAGATAGTAATGTCATCAACACAATCTCCAGTCAATCACGAGATTTGTACCAATTAATCGGTGATTGCGGTGACGAATATCGCCGATAG
- the petJ gene encoding cytochrome c6 PetJ translates to MTSPASAVDTANGEQIFSVHCAGCHINGSNIIRRGKNLQKKALKKYGMDSLEAVAAIVTNGKNNMSAYKDRLSEQEIQNVAAYVLEQAEKGWR, encoded by the coding sequence TTGACTTCGCCGGCAAGTGCAGTAGACACAGCGAATGGCGAACAAATATTTAGTGTTCATTGTGCAGGCTGTCATATCAATGGTAGTAATATCATCCGCCGTGGTAAGAACTTGCAAAAGAAGGCGCTGAAAAAATATGGGATGGATTCCCTAGAAGCTGTTGCAGCGATCGTCACTAATGGTAAAAATAATATGTCAGCCTATAAAGACCGTCTCAGCGAACAAGAGATTCAAAACGTGGCTGCTTATGTTCTAGAACAAGCAGAGAAAGGCTGGCGTTAG
- a CDS encoding YqaE/Pmp3 family membrane protein: protein MKLLRLLLGLLLPPVGVFLTVGVGPTLVINILLTLLGWLPGSIHAVWVIAKHEEQFNY, encoded by the coding sequence ATGAAATTACTTCGTCTTCTTCTCGGTTTACTATTACCTCCTGTAGGTGTGTTCTTGACAGTCGGTGTCGGACCAACTTTGGTAATTAATATTTTGCTAACTCTTTTAGGTTGGCTACCCGGTAGCATTCATGCTGTTTGGGTAATCGCTAAACATGAAGAACAGTTTAATTATTGA
- a CDS encoding phage holin family protein — protein MLGMFLTALATALSLLIVDLVVPGVNIANFPAAIIAAVVIGLVNGSVRPVLSTLSLPLNFLTFGAFSLVVNGLCFSLAAALVPGFSVHGILAFILGPVVLSFASTFINNYFVEKNLLAGNQKTQPELPSEGELSSR, from the coding sequence ATGTTGGGAATGTTTTTAACCGCTCTAGCTACAGCACTCAGTCTATTAATTGTTGATTTAGTAGTTCCTGGTGTTAATATTGCTAATTTTCCTGCGGCGATAATTGCTGCTGTTGTAATTGGCTTAGTTAATGGCTCAGTTAGACCAGTTCTATCAACTCTATCGTTACCGCTTAACTTCTTAACCTTTGGTGCATTTTCTCTAGTTGTTAACGGTTTGTGTTTTTCATTAGCAGCAGCTTTGGTTCCTGGGTTTAGCGTTCATGGCATTCTTGCTTTTATCCTTGGGCCGGTTGTCCTTTCTTTCGCTAGCACTTTCATCAACAACTATTTTGTTGAGAAGAATCTTTTAGCTGGAAACCAAAAAACTCAACCAGAATTACCTTCTGAAGGTGAATTGTCATCTAGATGA
- a CDS encoding 2Fe-2S iron-sulfur cluster-binding protein, with product MTVYQVRLINSAIALDCIISVPDDQYILDIAAEAGIRLPSGCKQGDCSACVAKLISGEVDQSEQQFLRPDEIQQGYVVTCVTYPLSDCTLETHQEQVLYNSSLYQP from the coding sequence ATGACAGTTTATCAAGTCCGACTTATAAATAGTGCGATCGCATTAGATTGCATTATCTCAGTACCAGACGATCAATATATTCTGGATATAGCCGCAGAGGCTGGTATTCGCTTACCATCGGGATGCAAACAGGGAGACTGTTCTGCTTGTGTTGCCAAACTTATTAGTGGTGAAGTTGACCAAAGTGAGCAACAATTTTTGCGTCCTGATGAAATTCAGCAAGGCTACGTTGTCACCTGCGTTACTTATCCCTTATCAGATTGCACTTTAGAAACTCATCAAGAGCAAGTTTTGTATAATTCCTCACTTTACCAACCTTGA
- a CDS encoding Tex family protein, translated as MLNIPQLLATELELKPFQVQNALELLAEGATIPFISRYRKERTGEMNEVQLRDLADRYTYLTELEERKSVILKAITEQNKLTDELQEKIVSCLQKTELEDLYLPYRPKRRTRATIAREKGLQPLADFIKSLNTKNPVSASLSEEAARYISETQGVTSADEALKGAADILAEEVAEKADLRAYIRDYLLEDGVFVSRIKDDYPEGTTKFEMYRNYQINVKNIAPHNLLALCRGETEGILSFDVVFAEDWVLSYLESQEIKTKVQGIRDFYQAMLKDAFNRLMKNSLISEVIADKKTYADIESIRTFEINLRELLLSAPAGMKPTMAIDPGFRTGCKVAIIDQTGKFLEYQAVFPHQAAEQRTKAAQILKNLIEKYKIELIAIGNGTASRETDEFVMQVLQTLDRKPTKVMVNESGASIYSASKVALEEFPDLDVTVRGAISIGRRLQDPLAELVKIDPKSIGVGQYQHDVDQKLLKKKLDETVESCVNYVGVDLNTASKELLTFVSGITPAVANNIVAYRNQYGAFKNRRQLLKVPKLGPKAFEQAAGFLRIRGGDNPLDNTAVHPESYAVVEAIASDLSVTLNQVTQIAEKLKKANLKKYVTDTVGEPTLRDILSELEKPGRDPRAEFKYATFKEGIKEITDLQEGMELEGIVTNVANFGAFVDIGVHQDGLVHISQLTDRFVDDPKKVVKVGQVVKVRVLEVNAKLKRISLSMKAVKQ; from the coding sequence ATGCTGAACATTCCTCAACTACTGGCAACTGAACTAGAACTCAAACCCTTTCAGGTGCAAAATGCGCTGGAACTTTTGGCGGAGGGTGCGACTATTCCTTTTATTTCCCGTTATCGCAAAGAACGCACTGGTGAAATGAATGAGGTGCAGTTGCGTGATTTAGCTGATAGGTATACTTACTTAACGGAATTAGAAGAAAGAAAGTCGGTAATTTTGAAAGCTATTACCGAACAGAATAAACTGACGGATGAACTACAAGAGAAAATCGTCTCTTGTTTACAAAAAACTGAACTTGAGGATTTATACTTACCCTATCGTCCTAAGCGCCGGACTCGCGCCACTATTGCTAGAGAGAAGGGATTACAACCTTTAGCGGATTTCATTAAGTCTTTAAATACTAAAAACCCCGTTTCTGCATCATTATCGGAAGAAGCAGCAAGATATATTTCTGAAACTCAGGGAGTCACCAGCGCCGATGAAGCACTAAAAGGTGCGGCTGATATTTTAGCGGAGGAAGTGGCAGAAAAGGCTGATTTACGTGCCTATATTCGAGATTATCTCTTAGAAGATGGGGTGTTTGTTTCTCGTATTAAAGATGATTACCCGGAAGGTACAACCAAGTTTGAAATGTACCGCAACTATCAAATTAATGTGAAAAATATTGCCCCCCACAATTTGCTGGCGTTGTGTCGGGGTGAAACTGAGGGAATATTAAGCTTTGATGTGGTATTTGCAGAAGATTGGGTTCTTTCTTACTTAGAATCTCAAGAAATTAAAACAAAAGTGCAGGGAATTCGGGATTTCTATCAAGCGATGCTGAAAGATGCGTTCAACCGTTTGATGAAAAATTCCCTTATCAGTGAAGTCATTGCTGATAAGAAAACCTATGCGGATATTGAGTCTATTCGGACATTTGAAATCAATTTGCGTGAATTGTTGCTATCTGCGCCGGCGGGAATGAAACCAACTATGGCTATTGACCCTGGGTTTAGAACTGGCTGTAAAGTGGCAATTATTGACCAAACTGGGAAATTTCTGGAATATCAAGCGGTATTTCCTCACCAAGCTGCGGAACAACGGACAAAAGCGGCTCAAATTCTCAAAAATCTGATTGAAAAATACAAAATTGAGTTAATAGCCATTGGTAATGGTACAGCATCACGGGAAACAGATGAGTTTGTCATGCAGGTATTACAAACACTAGACCGTAAACCTACCAAGGTGATGGTCAATGAATCTGGTGCATCTATATATTCTGCTAGCAAAGTCGCACTGGAAGAGTTTCCTGATTTAGATGTGACGGTGCGGGGTGCAATTAGTATTGGTCGGCGTTTGCAAGACCCGTTAGCGGAATTGGTGAAAATAGATCCGAAATCGATTGGTGTGGGACAATACCAGCATGATGTTGATCAGAAATTGTTGAAGAAGAAGTTAGATGAGACTGTAGAAAGCTGCGTTAACTACGTGGGTGTAGATTTAAATACCGCTTCTAAGGAACTGTTAACTTTTGTTTCGGGAATTACACCAGCAGTCGCTAATAATATTGTGGCTTACCGTAACCAGTATGGAGCTTTTAAAAATCGTCGCCAACTTTTGAAGGTTCCCAAGTTGGGGCCGAAAGCTTTTGAACAGGCGGCGGGGTTCCTAAGGATTCGTGGCGGTGATAACCCTTTGGATAATACAGCAGTGCATCCAGAAAGTTATGCAGTAGTGGAAGCGATCGCCTCTGACTTAAGTGTAACTTTAAATCAGGTAACACAAATTGCCGAAAAACTCAAAAAAGCCAACTTGAAGAAATATGTCACCGATACAGTTGGTGAACCGACACTGCGGGACATTCTCAGCGAATTAGAAAAACCGGGGAGAGACCCCCGTGCAGAATTTAAGTACGCCACCTTCAAGGAAGGGATTAAAGAAATCACCGACTTGCAAGAAGGGATGGAATTGGAAGGGATTGTCACCAATGTTGCTAACTTTGGTGCGTTCGTCGATATTGGTGTTCATCAAGATGGTTTGGTGCATATCTCTCAACTGACTGATAGATTTGTTGATGACCCCAAGAAAGTTGTCAAGGTGGGACAAGTGGTTAAGGTGAGAGTGCTGGAAGTCAACGCCAAATTGAAAAGAATTAGTTTGTCGATGAAAGCAGTGAAGCAATAG
- a CDS encoding ParA family protein encodes MPKIITILNGKGGVGKTTTAINLAAQFAKKKKVILIDTDIQGSASWWFGRNQNGMGFDLSQETNPQLLGQLQTIKGYDLVVVDTPPALHSEALATVVAIADYLVLPTPPSAMDLAVLIETVKAAVVPSGVPHRVLLTKVDTRSINEAIEAQNTLQRLGIPVCKAFIRIYKAHERAALDGVAIDQWRGKNAREAESDYHRVAEELQRDWRK; translated from the coding sequence GTGCCAAAAATCATCACTATTCTCAACGGTAAAGGGGGAGTCGGTAAAACGACTACCGCCATCAACTTAGCTGCTCAGTTTGCGAAGAAAAAAAAAGTTATTCTCATTGATACAGACATACAAGGTTCTGCCAGTTGGTGGTTTGGCCGAAATCAAAACGGTATGGGGTTTGATTTATCCCAAGAAACCAATCCTCAACTCTTAGGGCAGTTGCAAACAATAAAAGGTTACGATTTAGTAGTAGTAGATACGCCACCTGCGCTACACTCGGAAGCATTAGCTACAGTAGTAGCGATCGCAGACTATCTAGTTTTACCTACACCTCCATCAGCAATGGATTTGGCTGTATTAATTGAGACAGTCAAAGCGGCTGTAGTTCCGTCCGGGGTTCCCCATCGGGTGCTACTTACAAAGGTTGACACTCGGAGTATAAATGAAGCAATAGAAGCACAAAATACTCTCCAAAGGTTAGGAATTCCCGTTTGTAAGGCTTTTATTCGGATATATAAAGCCCATGAAAGAGCAGCCTTGGACGGTGTAGCTATTGACCAATGGCGAGGCAAAAATGCTAGAGAAGCGGAATCAGACTACCATCGAGTGGCGGAAGAATTACAGCGTGACTGGAGGAAATAA
- a CDS encoding protein-tyrosine phosphatase family protein produces MYKFAPACEQETIVFGAARPGYSDQEVYNWIEFMRQQNIKRVCCLLSNEQLAGYSHLLSTYQQEFGNQQVCWAAIADFHLADLATLTEKILPFLIEADKLKERVVVHCSGGIGRTGHVLAAWLVCGRGFANQDAIAAVKCTGRNPHEAVIAAVFQGKNPLTVAKELDFLLNNCRILT; encoded by the coding sequence ATGTACAAATTTGCTCCTGCTTGCGAACAAGAGACAATTGTATTTGGTGCTGCCCGTCCTGGTTACTCAGACCAAGAAGTATACAATTGGATAGAGTTTATGCGGCAGCAAAATATAAAACGAGTATGTTGTCTTCTATCTAATGAACAACTAGCTGGCTACTCTCATCTTTTAAGTACATATCAACAAGAATTTGGCAATCAACAAGTTTGTTGGGCAGCAATCGCCGATTTTCACTTAGCTGATTTAGCAACTCTTACAGAGAAAATACTGCCATTTTTAATAGAAGCAGACAAACTCAAAGAAAGAGTTGTTGTTCACTGTTCTGGTGGCATTGGACGTACTGGCCATGTGTTAGCTGCGTGGTTGGTTTGTGGTAGAGGGTTTGCAAATCAAGATGCTATAGCCGCCGTCAAATGTACAGGGAGAAATCCTCATGAAGCTGTAATCGCTGCTGTATTCCAAGGTAAAAATCCCTTAACAGTTGCCAAAGAACTTGATTTTCTGCTGAATAATTGTCGGATATTAACGTGA